The Anthonomus grandis grandis chromosome 16, icAntGran1.3, whole genome shotgun sequence genome includes the window CAGTAAgttatttggaatttatttttttataacctgTACTAGTGGTTTTCAAGGTATGTCAGAGACTGTAGCGGTGGGGAGCAACGAAGAATCTCTTTAGCTGCAACCATTGTTAGCGAACCAGAACTGCTGATTCTTGACGAACCCACTGTGGGAGTCGATTCTGTTTTAAGAGAAAAGTATGCTGAACATTTTAATGTACATACTCCAattagtcattattttattccaggatatGGAGTTATTTTATAGAATTGGTTCGTGACCAAAAAGTTACCGTTTTACTTACCACTCACTATATTGAAGAGTGTAATGGGGCTGATAAGGTTAGTGTGTTCCATATCAGCTGCATTAGAtgaataagtttaaaatataggTTGGCTTAATGAGGAACGGGCATCTCCTTACTGAGCAGCCACCTCTAATCATTTTGTCTCTCTATGAATCCGAAACTTTGGAgcaagcttttttaaaattatgcatccAAGAAGACGAAGGGAAGTATTCTGACatagaaaaaaaccaaaactctATGTACTATACTCCCTCCACTTCTATGCAGAGCTTTCAAGAATATCAATCAACTGAGGTATAAAAGTTTTACTGCACAATTGAATATATTTAAACAGCAATATTTCCTAGAAACTCTTAGAGAAACCAAATGAGCCTTATGAAATTTGGGGCGTAAATCCGAAACATGTGCAGTCACTGTTACATAAAAACTGGACGCAgttcaaaagaaatattatgtAAGTTACACCATAAACAAGGGCTCTTATTATTCAAGGTTAATGTTTTAGGGGTTTAATCCTTTTTGGAGTATTGCCAATAACACAAACCTTTTTTTTCGTCTACTGCATCGGGGGGCAACTCAGAGACCTAAAgcttggaataattaattacgaAGTCCCTTGGGACGGATGTCACATGTATGATAAGAGACTTTCCGCAATACCAAATAGTGAAACTTACGATTGCACATTTAGAAATTTGAGCTGTCGGTTTATAGAGTATTTGGATGATCCTATGATAGATATTGTAAGTTTACATTATGTTGATTAATTCGAAGTTAAAACGCATTTTTTAGATGAGGTTTGATGGAGTGGATGATGCCACAGAAGCTATAAAGCATGGGATTATTATtgcttatatatattttccacAGAACTTTTCTCAGTGCTATGAAGAGAAGGTAAGGATCACTGAAATAGATTTTTGATGGAAATTCTAAAATGTAATATTTCCAATGGATGTAATCGTCCATAAAAGAAAGTACTTTAGTATTCATACTGCTCGTTTAAGTGCGAATTTATTACACATTAATAACATAATCATTTACAACCACTTGAAACATTAATTCACACTGTATTTACTATTTAAATGTCGCGCCAATATTTAGACTTCTAGCGGCGAGTTTCGGAACATTTCCAAATTTTACACTTCCGCCCAGAGATGGCGCGAATACCTTCGGTTCTAGGCGAAAGATGAATTCGACAAGGTAATGCAGCAATATGTCAGCTATGTAGTATACTCTGGAAtaaccacaaaaattaaaatacacaaaTGGTTCAGAGCtttccataataaataaaaaagacgtCTCCAAAATAAAAGCAATGGAAATGAACTAACCAGATAGCATAGAATAAAGAATACTGAAACGTATGGGCATAGACATATGGCTATATCGAAAGGATGAATGATCAACGATGGCCAAAGCGAATGTGGGGCTTCATCAAACGCAAGAAAAGGGGTAGACCAAGGAGATCGTGGAGAGAAGAAGTAAACAGTGCAATGGAAGATAGAGGTCTACAACCACTTGATTGGAAAGATCTACAGCGTTGTGAACTGGGATGCGAGATACGATGACAGCTGTTATATACAATAAGATCATCTTCACATGTTTCTCTTTCCACGAGAGTTAACAATTCTAGTTAATGTGGTTTGAAGTCAACTCTCAGTCAGTCCCTCGGTGTTCTTTGCTTTTTTGAAGGTTTTCCTGAATTCTGGCATAAGtactaaaaacataaaaatagtcAATAAGACAATTACTTGCGATTACtagaattttttacttatactgtatttatttcctTCGATTtgaaagtcgcgccaatattcagacTCGAATTGAACCCTAACGGCCAGGGCTTCTTGTATATTAGGTAGACGACTGTTCCGGAACATTCGCCAAAATTCTACGTGTGTCCCGAGATGTGCTCGTCGCTCACTTTATTCTTCTTTGCACTTTAGATGCTAGGCGACGGATGAGATGCCAATAGGCTAATTCTGATATTTCATATCAATTTCTAGGGAAGGCAAATACTTGAAATAACATACAAGTTAAACTGCATACACTTTAAcgtaaaaatttcctttttatccCGGCTATTAATGATCTGTCTCAAGTTGGACTTACGAAATTCCTATAAATAAGATCTTTGCTATTTTTTCGGGGAACTGAACTTACCGTTGTTCAATTTTTGATACTtgctttagttttaaaaattcagtGTGATTATGTGTCTCTGAAATGCAGAGTATGTTGTACTTAGGCCTCAGTAACTCTTTCTATTTAAAGAAGAGAGGAGCAACTCTCAACTCACCATCATGCAATGCATCTCAACGAACCCTCGAAGCTAATGACGTCGCCGAGGATAAATCTGTTGATCTCTTCTTATATAAGTCAACAGATTTATTACACACTAATTATTAACACAATTACTTGCGAttactagaattttttttatactgtatttatttcctTCGATTTGAatgtcgcgccaatattcatTCTTGAATTGAACCCTAGCTGCCAGGGCTTCTTGTACATTAGGTAGATGACTGTTCCGAAACTTTCTACATGTGTCTCGAGATGTCGCGAAGTATGCCCGCCATTTTATTATGGCTTCAATGAATATGACTTTGAGATGGCAATTTGGATGCTGATACTAtgccaaaaaatagaaaactggATAAAACTAACTCGACAAATGGTCAagatttcataaaatattttctattttcacgttcgttaattttaaataatgttttttttatatagatcaTTAAAAGCAGTGCATAATATAATTGTAGTATgatgatatttaatataaccAGTTTTGTACTCATTAGtcgaaacagaaaaaaataatgatgcactattacaaaatacataatttaattaaaaaaaaagaaattgtcatTAATTTGGCCAAACAAAATTATCCTAGTAcgttatatatatacagggtggtccagtttaaacgtcattaattttaatacgtgatagagaatttagaATTAAGTCCTTTCGTacgttacgccactggcaattttttttaaaaattggcttcatcagtaattgacaattgagtacaataacctgcatgcgaaatttaatattaattgagcgggtagtttaaaagttatgataaataaacaaataattattcttaactttaacaccctagCCCTACATCACgcaataaaattaatgacgtttaaactggaccaccctgtatacattttaacaaaactacCGATCTCTCAAAGGCGTTTGATAATATTAATCACCAACACATTCTACTAAAAAAGGGCTCTCTGGGTCTAATTAAATTTACGCCTAAACGAGTGAAATGACTTGAATTAGGCCAATGAAACCACTTTCATTAAACTTCTATTATTCCAAATATCAGTCCAATTGTAATGGAGAGAAATATTCAGGTACAGAATTTGCTCCATGGACCAATCTACGTTTATTTGCTAATGACATTTTCTTTACTATAATAGCTAAAGATATAGACTCATTGTCTCATAAATGCTGTATAGTACAGTGATAGGTAACAAACGTCTTATGATAAAGTAACAAGAGCAGTGGGTACACTCTATACAGATTCTTAGCAAGTGGTTCGGACCTATTCATCTCTAAGCTGGACCAGTTGAGTTACAGTAGCAGGAAGAACTCTCTTAGAAGTCCTTTTGATGTTGTTCATACCAGATAGAGATCTAACAATGACGTTTGATGTTCAAGGCCCAGGCAAATATAACAAAGTTACTCCACAATATCCTCCAATTTAAATAGCTAGTGACAGCCTAAGTTCCATTTTGTTTAATGTTCTTAtggacaaaattataaataaagtaaCAAACAAAGGAATTGGTATGTTGACCTTACGCCGATGATGCAGCAATTATTGCTGAATCACAAAGCGACCTACAGAGACAACACTTCCAGTTCTTCCAAGTAAGTCACCAACTCAACATGAACATCTCTATCAACAAAACCAAGAATATGACAATCGCATCGTGGTGGAGTAATCTCGTAGCAATTTAGATATATGGGATAGATATATCAAGCACCCACAACTCAGTTAAAAAGCTAAGGGTACAGAAGTCCGCACATCAATAAGACAAAACTCAGTGGAAAAGACTGAGAAAATAGGGGAGAAAACAAGAGACAGAGTAAAAAACAGAGATATCAGAGAACAATGCGAAATACAAGATAATGTGAGATGGGAAAGATATGATAACATAAGTGGCAGTGGGACAAATATATCAACCAAGAAGAAGCCTTAAAAGATGGAGAGGTAGTTGACAATTAACGAATCTCCCCGAAGTGGAAGAAGACGAAGATACCAGACTTTTTCGTATCGTTTCCATTAGGAGTATTGATAAAAACATCTTCTGATCTGCACTAATTGAATAATATGTTCTGGAGGAATCACTTGGAACCACCATTATCCAATTAGTTAACCAGGGCTTTTCTTGACAGGTTGGTGTTTATTTACAGGCCAGAGATATGCTATCCGTAGACCCTGAATCCTTGGAATCTGCTAAAATCCACGGAGAGTTCGATATGAGCTCCAAACCGTTGGGGGAAGGGTTGAAGTACAAGCTCATTGATTTGTTCTTGGACTTTCAAAGGGATCTTTATCAGGATTGCAACTGGAACAAACGTATAGGTCAACCGCCTATAAACGAACACTATCTTTTCGGCAAGAAGTACGATCCATATTTGATGTTCTTGATACCAGGATTGCTTGCAACGTAAGGTGCTTTTAAGAGTACGAATTGTTtgtttgaaaattgtttttaggtTTGGATTTTTCTTCGGTGCAACTATGACCTCGCAAATAATTGTTTCGGAAAAGTGTGAAGGTGAATCAATTAAATCACGCCCTTAATGACTATTATAAAAATCACGTTTTAAGGTGTTTGGGACCGATCTTTAGCAGCAGGAGTTACGACCTTAGAGGTCGTTTTAGGACACTTAATACTACAATTCTCAATTTGCGTTTTTCACGCATTAACTCCTTTGATCGTCACTTTATACATCTACGGTTTGGAATATCAAGGATCCTTTTTTCACATGGCACTTATATGTATCATTCAAAATAGCTGCGGATTAGTGCTAGGTAAGAagtacattaataaaaattaatttttttctaatttgcttTTATTTGCAGGTTTTTATATCTCTGTGGCTAGTAAGACTCATTCGCAAGCCAACTATACTGTGACCGGAATTCTTTTACCAGTTATTATTATGTGTGGTAAGTTGACTATGTATGTTTACAGGCATTAGTGTTGAGCTTATTTAACAATAGCacaaattattcaataaaaacgCGAATCCATTGGAGATTAGCGTCTGCAGACAAACCGCATGAATGTCGAGtgtcgtttttatttaaattttctaagatCTAAAGAGGTTTTATACTAGTGTGCTTACATTGGCCTAAGAACATCTGTAACTACATAATAGTCCAACTCTAAGAGGTCCTCCTGAGTATCTGTCAACTTCGTGAAAGATTTGCAAGGCATTTGAGGGAGATGCATTAATGCAACTGACTGCAACACCCTCAGTTTTCTTCAATGGAGTCGTAAATTAGTCCTGGATCAATGGAGCTCTTCGGTGCATGCACGATTAGCTTTCCTAACGTCGTATCCATATTCCACCCTATATCATACCAATTAGCTTGTAACAGAATCCCCGAGTGACTTGACAAGTGACTTCAGGACCTTATAGAGTCGATTCTGTGACGATTTTACAGAATCCTCAACAATCAAACATTACTCTGTAAAGTACTGTTTAAACTGATATAGAAATTGGGTTACCGTAACTTCCTGATGAGTGGGAGATCTTGGAAGATCTCGATCCCTCTTTCGGACATCGATTTCCACAAATTACGAGACTAGGAGGATAATCAGCTACGAAGAGTGAGATCAGTCAATCCTCTTCTTCAAATCTTCACCACGGGAGAATATATCAATCCATATTGTCAAATTGTTTAAGATTGCCTTGCTCTTTATTTCGAAACTAGGAAAAAGTGACCACTTATACCTGTTTTCTCTAATTATGAGAAACTAATTGATCATCCAATGCACGTGCAACAATCTGATTACCAGATTGGCAAATCCATGCATCTGGTCCTACACCATCTCGTGTGAGGCAAAGTCGATGTGTTTTAGGATATCGAAGAGGCGTTTGACAATAGACAGACAGATCTGAGTCTACTTATGTCCTGTTGGTGGGTTTTGAGACTTAGAAACTTTGGACACATTCAAATACAGCCTTCATCACCTCCCTACTAGCATTGGCTTAATCCAGTCTCAAATAAGTCAGTTGACTCTTATCAGTGTATATCCATCAATTTCTTTCTACAGGGTGTCCTAAATTCGAGcctcaccattgggatctcgtaaaataaaagagatacgaggtcggttaaattgaggcaaagttgcgcaatttggtgtTCATTCAGACGCCCTTTTGAAATCTCAAAAATTCCGAATAGTTCCGAAAAGATTTGGAAAAAACCGAATATTGGCGATTTCATTTTTActatttgaatagatataataaaataaattactcattctTATTGCTACTTTTTCTATATTACAAAACGGTGTAGTCAGATTTTCAAACCGACGGCGACGTTT containing:
- the LOC126745689 gene encoding ABC transporter G family member 23-like, which translates into the protein MTDHLAVYVKSAQKTYGKDTIFENLSMSVEKATIYGLLGASGCGKTTLLNCIIGRKKLDKGDVWTLGYKPGTKGVVPGPRMGYMPQDTALVPEYTVKETIYFFGRIANMSDDRIFNRFYELSKLLDLPPRNQYVRDCSGGEQRRISLAATIVSEPELLILDEPTVGVDSVLREKIWSYFIELVRDQKVTVLLTTHYIEECNGADKVGLMRNGHLLTEQPPLIILSLYESETLEQAFLKLCIQEDEGKYSDIEKNQNSMYYTPSTSMQSFQEYQSTEKLLEKPNEPYEIWGVNPKHVQSLLHKNWTQFKRNIMGLILFGVLPITQTFFFVYCIGGQLRDLKLGIINYEVPWDGCHMYDKRLSAIPNSETYDCTFRNLSCRFIEYLDDPMIDIMRFDGVDDATEAIKHGIIIAYIYFPQNFSQCYEEKARDMLSVDPESLESAKIHGEFDMSSKPLGEGLKYKLIDLFLDFQRDLYQDCNWNKRIGQPPINEHYLFGKKYDPYLMFLIPGLLATFGFFFGATMTSQIIVSEKCEGVWDRSLAAGVTTLEVVLGHLILQFSICVFHALTPLIVTLYIYGLEYQGSFFHMALICIIQNSCGLVLGFYISVASKTHSQANYTVTGILLPVIIMCGMLWPLESLPYFLQLISKCLPVTLPIVGLRNVIRKGESFWTPQLLTVNLIPIGWITVLILLSLWQIKTVK